A window of the Streptomyces sp. NBC_00250 genome harbors these coding sequences:
- a CDS encoding LLM class F420-dependent oxidoreductase translates to MRLGINLGYWGAGMDGDNLAVAQEADRLGYDVCWAAEAYGSDAPTVLAWVAAKTERIDVGSAIMQIPARQPAMTAMTAATLDSLTGGRFRLGLGVSGPQVSEGWYGVKFDKPLARTREYVEIVRKAMTRERLSYEGEHWTLPLPGGPGKPIKLTVHPEREHIPLYIAAIGPKNLEQTGEIADGALLIFPSAAHLEETALRHIRAGREKAGLTMDGFDVCPTVPLALGDDVDALADVFRPYTALYVGGMGSRKQNFYNQLAQRMGYEKEAAEIQDKYLAGDKAGAAAAVPQSLIDQTSLLGSVERIAERMTAYAEAGVTTLTLAPAGFTLDERLAALRAGVEAAERAGLA, encoded by the coding sequence ATGCGGCTCGGCATCAACCTCGGCTACTGGGGTGCGGGCATGGACGGCGACAACCTCGCCGTCGCCCAGGAGGCGGACCGCCTCGGCTACGACGTGTGCTGGGCCGCCGAGGCCTACGGCTCCGACGCGCCCACCGTGCTCGCCTGGGTCGCGGCGAAGACGGAGCGGATCGACGTCGGCTCCGCGATCATGCAGATTCCGGCCAGGCAGCCGGCGATGACGGCGATGACCGCCGCCACCCTCGACTCGCTCACCGGCGGCCGCTTCCGCCTCGGCCTCGGCGTCTCCGGACCGCAGGTCTCCGAGGGCTGGTACGGCGTGAAGTTCGACAAGCCGCTCGCCCGGACCCGCGAGTACGTCGAGATCGTCCGCAAGGCGATGACCCGGGAGCGCCTCAGCTACGAGGGCGAGCACTGGACCCTGCCGCTCCCCGGCGGCCCCGGCAAGCCGATCAAGCTCACCGTGCACCCCGAGCGCGAGCACATCCCGCTCTACATCGCCGCGATCGGTCCCAAGAACCTGGAGCAGACCGGCGAGATCGCCGACGGCGCGCTGCTGATCTTCCCCTCCGCCGCCCATCTGGAGGAGACGGCGCTCCGGCACATCCGCGCGGGCCGCGAGAAGGCCGGGCTGACGATGGACGGCTTCGACGTCTGTCCCACCGTCCCGCTCGCCCTGGGGGACGACGTCGACGCGCTCGCCGACGTGTTCCGCCCGTACACCGCGCTGTACGTCGGCGGCATGGGCAGCCGCAAGCAGAACTTCTACAACCAGCTCGCGCAGCGCATGGGCTACGAGAAGGAGGCCGCCGAGATCCAGGACAAGTACCTGGCCGGCGACAAGGCGGGTGCCGCCGCGGCCGTACCGCAGAGCCTGATCGACCAGACCTCGCTGCTCGGCTCCGTCGAGCGGATCGCCGAGCGGATGACGGCCTACGCGGAGGCCGGTGTCACCACCCTGACCCTCGCCCCGGCCGGCTTCACCCTGGACGAGCGGCTGGCGGCCCTGCGGGCGGGCGTGGAGGCGGCCGAGCGGGCGGGCCTCGCGTAG
- a CDS encoding ferritin-like domain-containing protein: MLTAKGLFQEIIDNDESFRLFCSIAASGETQGGWENGRIAALVAPGMSELTPKITRHGADEDKHGRIFNALMKKRGLEPVPVPPGTDYTMLLEQRGIGLAHDKLRRDEPLTEDDVIVYLAHSRVTEQRAADQMDMLVTYFGDHPELGKAIHMIDNDEANHLAYCHEELLRLARAGHGRLIQRTLRESALVEIQVYRDVSLAVMGHMGRILRWPRPKAAVLAAGIRGMYAYERAAGWHRMVGLKMPERLDALGGPATPAPAF, from the coding sequence ATGCTCACGGCCAAGGGCTTGTTCCAGGAAATCATCGACAACGACGAGTCCTTCCGGCTCTTCTGCTCGATCGCGGCGAGCGGCGAGACCCAGGGCGGCTGGGAGAACGGCCGGATCGCGGCCCTCGTCGCGCCCGGCATGAGCGAGCTCACCCCCAAGATCACCCGGCACGGTGCCGACGAGGACAAGCACGGCCGGATCTTCAACGCCCTGATGAAGAAGCGCGGCCTCGAACCCGTCCCCGTACCGCCCGGCACCGACTACACGATGCTGCTCGAACAGCGGGGCATCGGCCTCGCGCACGACAAGCTGCGCCGCGACGAGCCGCTGACCGAGGACGACGTGATCGTCTACCTCGCCCACAGTCGCGTCACCGAGCAGCGGGCCGCCGACCAGATGGACATGCTCGTCACGTACTTCGGGGACCACCCCGAACTCGGCAAGGCCATCCACATGATCGACAACGACGAGGCGAACCACCTCGCCTACTGCCACGAGGAACTGCTCCGCCTCGCGCGGGCGGGACACGGCCGGCTCATCCAGCGGACCCTGCGCGAATCCGCCCTCGTCGAGATCCAGGTCTACCGCGACGTCAGCCTCGCCGTGATGGGTCACATGGGACGGATCCTGCGCTGGCCCCGGCCCAAGGCGGCCGTCCTCGCGGCGGGCATCCGCGGGATGTACGCGTACGAGCGCGCCGCCGGCTGGCACCGGATGGTCGGCCTGAAGATGCCCGAACGGCTCGACGCCCTCGGCGGGCCCGCGACCCCCGCTCCGGCCTTCTGA
- a CDS encoding magnesium and cobalt transport protein CorA — MRPVIVDSAIYRDGRRTDGPADLSDALDEARATGDAFLWVGLHEPTEAEFDHVASEFALHPLAVEDALKAHQRPKLEVYDDSLFAVLKPIVYEPESDRVSSGELMLFMGDSFVVTVRHGEGAPLAEVRRRLEADPEVLKHGPTAVLYAVSDAIVDHYLDVTGELQVDLEELEADVFAPTGGNPANTAERIYTAKRQVLEFRRASGPLAGPLARLTAGSVPFVNKEAHPFFRDVNDHLLRANEQVEGLDRLLSDVLSAHLAQMGVRQNDDMRKISAWAAMAAVPTMVAGVYGMNFEHMPELHWVASYPVVIVVMAGIVMTLYRMFKRRGWM, encoded by the coding sequence ATACGGCCCGTGATCGTGGACTCTGCCATCTATCGGGACGGGCGCCGTACGGACGGACCCGCCGACCTCTCCGACGCCCTCGACGAGGCGCGGGCCACCGGCGACGCCTTTCTGTGGGTGGGGCTCCACGAGCCCACGGAGGCCGAGTTCGACCATGTCGCCTCGGAGTTCGCGCTGCACCCGCTGGCCGTCGAGGACGCCCTCAAGGCCCACCAGCGCCCCAAGCTCGAGGTCTACGACGACTCCCTCTTCGCGGTGCTCAAGCCGATCGTCTACGAGCCGGAGAGCGACCGGGTCTCCTCCGGCGAGCTGATGCTGTTCATGGGCGACTCCTTCGTGGTGACGGTCCGGCACGGCGAGGGCGCGCCCCTCGCCGAGGTGCGCCGACGGCTCGAAGCCGATCCCGAGGTGCTGAAGCACGGTCCGACGGCGGTGCTGTACGCGGTGAGCGACGCGATCGTGGACCACTACCTCGATGTGACGGGCGAGCTCCAGGTCGACCTGGAGGAGCTGGAGGCGGACGTCTTCGCGCCCACCGGAGGCAATCCGGCGAACACCGCGGAGCGGATCTACACGGCGAAGCGGCAGGTCCTGGAGTTCCGGCGGGCCAGCGGTCCGCTCGCCGGACCGCTGGCCCGGCTCACGGCCGGTTCGGTGCCGTTCGTGAACAAGGAGGCGCACCCGTTCTTCCGGGACGTCAACGACCATCTGCTGCGCGCCAACGAGCAGGTGGAGGGGCTCGACCGGCTCCTGTCCGACGTGCTGTCGGCGCATCTCGCGCAGATGGGGGTCCGGCAGAACGACGACATGCGGAAGATCTCGGCGTGGGCGGCCATGGCCGCGGTCCCCACGATGGTCGCGGGCGTCTACGGCATGAACTTCGAGCACATGCCGGAGCTGCACTGGGTGGCGTCGTACCCGGTGGTGATCGTGGTGATGGCGGGCATCGTCATGACCCTCTACCGGATGTTCAAGCGGCGCGGCTGGATGTGA
- a CDS encoding histidine phosphatase family protein, whose translation MATLILVRHGRSTANTSGVLAGRMPGVSLDERGAAQAAALPGRLADVPLAAVVSSPLQRCRETVRPLLDARPDLPLHVEDRINECDYGDWSGRKLAELNDEPLMEVVQAHASAAAFPGGESMRAMQARAVGAVHDWNARIEAEHGEDAAYVMCSHGDIVKSIVADALGLHLDLFQRIHVDPCSVTVIRYTRLRPFLVRLGDTGDFAGFAPREHPDTSGTAEVGGGAGAP comes from the coding sequence ATGGCCACGTTGATCCTCGTCCGGCACGGACGCTCCACCGCCAACACCTCCGGGGTCCTCGCCGGGCGCATGCCCGGGGTCTCCCTCGACGAGCGGGGTGCCGCCCAGGCCGCCGCGCTTCCCGGGCGCCTCGCGGACGTCCCGCTCGCCGCCGTCGTCTCCAGCCCCCTCCAGCGCTGCCGGGAGACCGTGCGGCCCCTCCTCGACGCCCGGCCGGACCTCCCGCTGCACGTCGAGGACCGGATCAACGAGTGCGACTACGGCGACTGGTCGGGCCGCAAGCTGGCCGAACTCAACGACGAACCGCTGATGGAGGTCGTCCAGGCGCACGCCTCCGCCGCGGCCTTCCCCGGCGGCGAGTCCATGCGCGCGATGCAGGCCCGCGCCGTCGGCGCCGTGCACGACTGGAACGCGCGGATCGAGGCCGAGCACGGCGAGGACGCCGCCTACGTCATGTGCTCCCACGGCGACATCGTCAAGTCGATCGTGGCGGACGCGCTCGGACTCCACCTCGACCTCTTCCAGCGCATCCACGTCGACCCCTGCTCGGTCACCGTGATCCGCTACACGCGCCTGCGTCCCTTCCTCGTCCGCCTCGGCGACACCGGGGACTTCGCCGGTTTCGCGCCCCGCGAGCACCCCGACACCAGTGGGACCGCCGAGGTCGGGGGTGGTGCGGGCGCACCGTGA
- a CDS encoding DUF3090 domain-containing protein, with protein MSRQVFLYDPPERFVAGTVGLPGRRTFFLQASAGGRVTSVALEKTQVAALAERMDELLDEVVRRTGGNAPVPAVAPAEVSDTAPLDVPVEEEFRVGTMALAWDGEEQRMIVEAQALVELDVDSEEDLAEAEERLLQDEENGPPMLRVRLSGAAARAFAKRALDVVNAGRPPCPLCSLPLDPEGHVCPRQNGYRRGA; from the coding sequence GTGTCCCGTCAGGTGTTCCTCTACGACCCACCGGAGCGTTTCGTGGCCGGTACGGTCGGGCTGCCTGGTCGCCGTACGTTCTTCCTCCAGGCGTCCGCCGGCGGCCGGGTCACCAGCGTCGCCCTGGAGAAGACACAGGTCGCCGCCCTCGCCGAGCGCATGGACGAACTCCTCGACGAGGTCGTCCGCCGTACCGGGGGCAACGCGCCGGTCCCCGCCGTCGCCCCCGCCGAGGTCTCCGACACCGCCCCCCTCGACGTCCCCGTCGAGGAGGAGTTCCGGGTCGGCACCATGGCCCTCGCCTGGGACGGCGAGGAGCAGCGCATGATCGTCGAGGCGCAGGCGCTCGTCGAACTCGACGTGGACTCCGAGGAGGACCTCGCCGAGGCCGAGGAGCGGCTGCTCCAGGACGAGGAGAACGGCCCGCCGATGCTCCGCGTCCGCCTCAGCGGCGCCGCGGCCCGCGCCTTCGCGAAGCGCGCCCTGGACGTCGTCAACGCCGGCCGGCCGCCCTGCCCGCTGTGCAGCCTGCCGCTCGACCCCGAGGGCCACGTCTGCCCGCGCCAGAACGGATACCGCCGCGGAGCATGA
- a CDS encoding SCO1664 family protein, which translates to MPAPERIPPRSMSSSPTTPPDAELLAHGELTVRGRVREASNAVLYCSVAYEGREAACVYKPVAGEQPLWDFPDGTLAQREVAAYEISEATGWGLVPPTVLRDGPYGEGMVQLWIEADPEARLLALTEDDEAGEGWKAVGPAQVDEDRTALLVHADTPELRRLAVLDAVINNGDRKGGHLLPAPDGHLYGIDHGVTFHVDDKLRTLLWGWAGEQLPAEAAGVLDALYRSLAPGEPLAARLAELLTDAEVAAVRARVEALRATGRHPEPSGQWPSIPWPPV; encoded by the coding sequence CTGCCCGCGCCAGAACGGATACCGCCGCGGAGCATGAGCAGCAGCCCCACGACGCCCCCGGACGCCGAGCTGCTCGCCCACGGTGAACTGACCGTGCGCGGCCGGGTCCGCGAGGCCTCCAACGCCGTGCTCTACTGCTCCGTCGCCTACGAGGGACGGGAAGCGGCCTGCGTCTACAAGCCGGTCGCGGGCGAGCAGCCGCTGTGGGACTTCCCCGACGGCACGCTCGCCCAGCGCGAGGTCGCCGCGTACGAGATCTCCGAGGCCACCGGCTGGGGCCTGGTCCCGCCGACCGTGCTCCGCGACGGGCCGTACGGGGAGGGCATGGTCCAGCTGTGGATCGAGGCCGACCCCGAGGCGCGTCTCCTCGCCCTCACCGAGGACGACGAGGCGGGCGAGGGCTGGAAGGCCGTCGGACCCGCCCAGGTCGACGAGGACCGCACCGCGCTCCTCGTCCACGCGGACACCCCCGAGCTGCGCCGGCTCGCCGTCCTGGACGCCGTCATCAACAACGGCGACCGGAAGGGCGGGCACCTGCTGCCCGCCCCGGACGGCCACCTCTACGGCATCGACCACGGGGTCACCTTCCACGTCGACGACAAGCTGCGCACCCTGCTGTGGGGCTGGGCGGGCGAGCAGCTGCCCGCCGAGGCGGCCGGGGTGCTCGACGCCCTCTACCGCTCCCTGGCCCCGGGAGAGCCCCTCGCCGCCCGTCTGGCCGAACTGCTCACCGATGCCGAGGTCGCGGCCGTACGCGCCCGCGTGGAGGCGCTGCGGGCCACCGGACGGCACCCGGAGCCCTCGGGTCAGTGGCCGTCGATCCCCTGGCCGCCGGTCTGA
- the mshC gene encoding cysteine--1-D-myo-inosityl 2-amino-2-deoxy-alpha-D-glucopyranoside ligase has translation MHAWPASEVPALPGKGRDLRIHDTATGGRVTLAPGPVARIYVCGITPYDATHMGHAATYNAFDLVQRVWLDTKRQVHYVQNVTDVDDPLLERAIRDGIDWVGLAERETALFREDMTALRMLPPQHYIGAVEAIPGIVPLVERLRDAGAAYELEGDIYFSVDADPHFGQVSNYTAELMRHLSAERGGDPERPGKKNPLDPMLWMAAREGEPSWDGASLGAGRPGWHIECVAIALDHLGMGFDVQGGGSDLIFPHHEMGASHAQALTGEFPMAKAYVHAGMVALDGEKMSKSRGNLVFVSKLRRDGVDPAAIRLALLSHRYRDDWEWTDQVLQDALERLGRWRAAVSRPDGPSADALVEELREALSDDLDTPTALAAVDRWAALQTAEGGTDDSAPGLVSRAVDALLGVAL, from the coding sequence ATGCATGCCTGGCCCGCTTCTGAGGTCCCCGCCCTTCCTGGCAAGGGCCGCGACCTCCGGATCCACGACACCGCGACCGGCGGACGAGTCACCCTCGCCCCCGGCCCCGTCGCCCGTATCTACGTCTGCGGCATCACGCCGTACGACGCGACCCACATGGGTCACGCGGCGACCTACAACGCGTTCGACCTCGTTCAGCGCGTGTGGCTCGACACCAAGCGGCAGGTGCACTACGTCCAGAACGTCACGGACGTGGACGACCCGCTCCTTGAGCGCGCGATCCGCGACGGCATCGACTGGGTCGGCCTCGCCGAGCGGGAGACCGCCCTCTTCCGCGAGGACATGACCGCCCTGCGGATGCTGCCCCCGCAGCACTACATCGGCGCCGTCGAAGCCATACCCGGCATCGTCCCGCTCGTCGAGCGACTCCGGGACGCCGGCGCCGCCTACGAGCTCGAAGGTGACATCTACTTCTCCGTCGACGCCGACCCGCACTTCGGGCAGGTCTCGAACTACACGGCCGAGCTGATGCGCCACCTCTCCGCCGAGCGCGGCGGGGACCCGGAGCGCCCCGGCAAGAAGAACCCGCTCGACCCGATGCTCTGGATGGCCGCCCGCGAGGGCGAGCCGAGCTGGGACGGCGCGAGCCTCGGCGCGGGTCGCCCCGGCTGGCACATCGAGTGCGTCGCCATCGCCCTGGACCACCTCGGCATGGGCTTCGACGTGCAGGGCGGCGGCTCCGACCTGATCTTCCCGCACCACGAGATGGGCGCCTCCCACGCCCAGGCGCTCACCGGCGAGTTCCCCATGGCCAAGGCGTACGTCCACGCCGGCATGGTGGCCCTCGACGGCGAGAAGATGTCCAAGTCCCGCGGCAACCTGGTCTTCGTCTCGAAGCTCCGCCGTGACGGCGTCGACCCGGCCGCCATCCGGCTCGCGCTCCTCTCCCACCGCTACCGTGACGACTGGGAGTGGACCGACCAGGTCCTCCAGGACGCGCTGGAGCGCCTCGGCCGGTGGCGTGCCGCCGTCTCGCGCCCCGACGGCCCGTCCGCCGACGCGCTCGTCGAGGAGCTCCGCGAGGCCCTGTCCGACGACCTCGACACCCCCACCGCGCTCGCCGCGGTGGACCGCTGGGCCGCGCTCCAGACGGCCGAGGGCGGTACCGACGACTCCGCCCCCGGTCTCGTCTCCCGTGCCGTCGACGCTCTGCTCGGTGTGGCCCTGTAA
- a CDS encoding NPCBM/NEW2 domain-containing protein, producing MQSSSRMKVALAGAVLGLLAAFAGPGTTASALPTDSADTTAQEPDTTVGDLTGFAADGSVYRLTAGLAQARVSFVTADTFRIELAPDGKFTDPTGTDITLPQGPPPATRWRDLGDRYELSSSQVTLRAFKSPLRFAAVRADGTPLWSEARGLSWTADRTTQTLARGADEQFYGAGMQNGRGNTSHRDKTVEVGVDYNWNDGGHPNSVPFYLSSAGYGVYRNTYAPNTYAFTEPVTTSAAEQRFDAYYFAGTGGDAAKDVIGQYTRLTGKPFMPPVYGLEIGDADCYLHNANRGERRTLDALKVADGYVANDMPNGWMLVNDGYGCGYENLAEASAGLGERGMKLGLWTEDGIDKLEEQVKAGQRVAKLDVAWVGEGYKFALDGCKDAHAGIEAHSDARGFTWAPESWSGAQRCGVQWSGDQSGTWEYIRWQIPTYAGASMSGLAYTTGDVDGIFGGSAKTYTRDLQWKTFLPVTMTMDGWAANDKQPFRYGEPYTSINRASLKLHEALLPYIYSHAHQATKTGVGLARPLALEYPDDPKASTDAAKYEFLSGEDFLVAPVYQDAVERDGIYLPEGTWIDYWSGRTYQGPVTVDDYSAPLDTLPLFVRAGATVPMWPGDIRSYTDRAPGDPIAWDVYPKGSSSFDLYEDDGVTREHRTGRYATQRAEVSAPNGGPGDVTVRIGASKGSYTGKPAARPYAFTVHTGDAPGNVKLDGRKLPALASRADFDAATQGWWYDRDERGGVVRVKTAVLSTGRGFELKLTDTSAVGGAVPGASAALAVPSAQELGAGAPGTVAVDVTAGTRDATDVRVSLDAPAGWQVTPAAPIGRVPAGTTRRVEVTVTPAPDAKPGEATLTATVRHRAAGTDRTATQRFAVGVMPPPPTGDAWASDLVWLRSTNGWGPPERDRSNGESGATDGRTLTLGGTTYEKGIGGHADSDIEVYLGGRCTTFTADVGIDDEINGYGDVAFSVEADGKVLWTSPRLTGASATLPVNVDVTGARHVRLKITDTNGSKSGDHGDWAAARFGCA from the coding sequence ATGCAATCATCATCACGCATGAAAGTTGCACTTGCCGGAGCCGTCCTCGGGCTCCTCGCGGCCTTCGCGGGACCCGGCACCACCGCGTCGGCCCTCCCCACCGACAGCGCCGACACCACGGCACAGGAGCCCGACACCACGGTCGGCGACCTCACCGGGTTCGCCGCCGACGGGTCCGTCTACCGGCTGACCGCCGGCCTGGCCCAGGCCCGGGTCAGCTTCGTCACCGCCGACACCTTCCGCATCGAACTCGCCCCCGACGGGAAGTTCACCGACCCCACCGGCACCGACATCACGCTGCCCCAGGGCCCGCCCCCGGCCACCCGCTGGCGCGACCTGGGCGACCGCTACGAGCTGAGCAGCAGTCAGGTGACCCTGCGCGCCTTCAAGTCACCGCTCCGCTTCGCCGCCGTACGCGCCGACGGCACCCCGCTCTGGAGCGAGGCCCGCGGCCTCAGCTGGACCGCCGACCGCACCACCCAGACCCTCGCCCGCGGCGCCGACGAGCAGTTCTACGGCGCCGGCATGCAGAACGGCCGCGGCAACACCTCCCACCGCGACAAGACCGTCGAGGTCGGGGTCGACTACAACTGGAACGACGGCGGCCACCCCAACTCCGTCCCCTTCTACCTCTCCTCCGCCGGATACGGCGTCTACCGCAACACCTACGCGCCGAACACCTACGCCTTCACCGAGCCCGTCACCACCAGCGCCGCGGAACAGCGCTTCGACGCCTACTACTTCGCCGGCACCGGCGGCGACGCCGCCAAGGACGTCATCGGCCAGTACACCCGGCTCACCGGCAAGCCCTTCATGCCGCCCGTGTACGGCCTGGAGATCGGCGACGCCGACTGCTACCTCCACAACGCCAACCGGGGCGAGCGCCGCACCCTCGACGCCCTGAAGGTCGCCGACGGCTACGTCGCCAACGACATGCCCAACGGCTGGATGCTCGTCAACGACGGCTACGGCTGTGGCTACGAGAACCTCGCCGAGGCCTCCGCCGGACTCGGCGAGCGCGGCATGAAGCTCGGCCTGTGGACCGAGGACGGCATCGACAAGCTCGAAGAGCAGGTCAAGGCCGGCCAGCGGGTCGCCAAGCTCGACGTCGCCTGGGTCGGCGAGGGCTACAAGTTCGCCCTCGACGGCTGCAAGGACGCCCACGCCGGCATCGAGGCCCACAGCGACGCCCGCGGCTTCACCTGGGCCCCCGAGAGCTGGTCCGGCGCCCAGCGCTGCGGCGTCCAGTGGTCCGGCGACCAGTCCGGCACCTGGGAGTACATCCGCTGGCAGATCCCGACCTACGCGGGCGCCTCCATGTCCGGACTCGCCTACACCACCGGCGACGTCGACGGCATCTTCGGCGGCAGCGCCAAGACGTACACCCGCGACCTCCAGTGGAAGACCTTCCTGCCGGTCACGATGACCATGGACGGCTGGGCCGCCAACGACAAGCAGCCCTTCCGCTACGGCGAGCCCTACACCAGCATCAACCGCGCATCCCTCAAGCTCCACGAGGCCCTGCTCCCGTACATCTACAGCCACGCCCACCAGGCCACGAAGACCGGCGTCGGCCTCGCCCGGCCGCTCGCCCTGGAGTACCCGGACGACCCCAAGGCCTCCACCGACGCCGCCAAGTACGAGTTCCTCAGCGGCGAGGACTTCCTCGTCGCCCCCGTCTACCAGGACGCCGTGGAGCGCGACGGCATCTACCTCCCCGAGGGCACCTGGATCGACTACTGGTCCGGCCGCACCTACCAAGGTCCCGTCACCGTCGACGACTACAGCGCCCCGCTCGACACCCTGCCCCTCTTCGTACGGGCCGGAGCGACCGTCCCGATGTGGCCCGGCGACATCCGCTCGTACACCGACCGCGCTCCCGGGGACCCGATCGCCTGGGACGTCTACCCGAAGGGCAGCTCCTCCTTCGATCTGTACGAGGACGACGGTGTCACCCGCGAACACCGCACCGGCCGGTACGCCACCCAGCGCGCCGAGGTCAGCGCCCCGAACGGCGGCCCCGGCGACGTCACCGTCCGCATCGGCGCGAGCAAGGGCTCGTACACCGGCAAGCCGGCCGCCCGGCCGTACGCCTTCACCGTCCACACCGGCGACGCCCCCGGCAACGTGAAGCTCGACGGGCGCAAGCTGCCCGCCCTCGCCTCCCGTGCCGACTTCGACGCCGCCACCCAGGGCTGGTGGTACGACCGCGACGAGCGTGGGGGAGTGGTCCGGGTCAAGACGGCCGTCCTGTCCACCGGCCGAGGCTTCGAACTGAAGCTGACCGACACCAGCGCGGTCGGCGGCGCCGTACCGGGCGCCTCCGCGGCCCTCGCCGTCCCCTCGGCGCAGGAGCTCGGCGCCGGAGCCCCCGGCACCGTCGCCGTGGACGTCACCGCCGGCACCCGCGATGCCACCGATGTACGGGTCTCCCTGGACGCCCCGGCCGGCTGGCAGGTCACCCCGGCGGCACCGATCGGCCGCGTCCCGGCCGGCACCACCCGCCGGGTCGAGGTCACCGTCACCCCCGCCCCGGACGCGAAGCCCGGCGAGGCCACCCTCACCGCGACCGTCCGGCACCGCGCGGCGGGCACCGACCGCACCGCCACCCAGCGGTTCGCGGTCGGCGTGATGCCCCCGCCGCCGACCGGCGACGCCTGGGCGAGCGACCTCGTCTGGCTGCGCTCCACCAACGGCTGGGGCCCGCCCGAACGCGACCGCTCCAACGGCGAGTCCGGCGCCACCGACGGCAGGACCCTCACCCTGGGCGGGACGACCTACGAGAAGGGCATCGGCGGCCACGCCGACTCCGACATCGAGGTCTACCTCGGCGGCCGCTGCACCACCTTCACCGCCGACGTCGGCATCGACGACGAGATCAACGGCTACGGCGACGTGGCCTTCTCCGTCGAGGCCGACGGCAAGGTCCTGTGGACCTCGCCCCGGCTCACCGGCGCCTCCGCGACCCTGCCCGTGAACGTCGACGTGACCGGCGCGCGGCACGTGCGGCTGAAGATCACGGACACCAACGGGTCCAAGAGCGGAGACCACGGGGACTGGGCGGCGGCCCGGTTCGGCTGCGCCTGA
- a CDS encoding PAC2 family protein, giving the protein MIELEGVPELIDPVMVAAFEGWNDAGDAASTAVAHLDREWKGEVFAALDAEDYYDFQVNRPTVFLDNGVRKITWPTTRLSVVRVGGDKPRDLVLVRGIEPSMRWRSFCNEILAFAHELGVEMVVILGALLGDTPHTRPVPVSGVTSDPDLARTMDLEETRYEGPTGIVGILQEACTHAGVPAVSLWAAVPHYVSQPPNPKATLALLNRLEDLIGLRIPLGELPEDARAWQVGVDQLAAEDSEVAEYVQTLEEARDTAELPEASGEAIAREFERYLRRREPGTGPGGPGVAMEGGDTPFLRDTGSGRTRPPKPERPGPEAVPGTDAAEGAEEPEGAETEPTADAPEAPEAASDAVDGDTDTDTDGESEK; this is encoded by the coding sequence GTGATCGAGCTCGAGGGGGTACCCGAGCTGATCGACCCGGTCATGGTGGCCGCGTTCGAAGGCTGGAACGACGCCGGCGACGCCGCCTCCACCGCGGTCGCCCACCTGGACCGGGAATGGAAGGGCGAGGTGTTCGCGGCGCTCGACGCCGAGGACTACTACGACTTCCAGGTCAACCGGCCCACGGTCTTCCTGGACAACGGCGTCCGGAAGATCACCTGGCCGACGACCCGGCTCTCCGTGGTCCGGGTCGGCGGCGACAAGCCCCGTGACCTGGTGCTGGTCCGCGGGATCGAGCCGTCGATGCGCTGGCGCTCCTTCTGCAACGAGATCCTCGCCTTCGCCCACGAGCTGGGCGTGGAGATGGTCGTGATCCTGGGCGCGCTGCTCGGGGACACCCCGCACACACGGCCGGTCCCGGTCAGCGGAGTGACCTCCGACCCGGACCTGGCGCGCACGATGGACCTGGAGGAGACCCGGTACGAGGGCCCGACGGGCATCGTGGGCATCCTCCAGGAGGCGTGCACCCACGCGGGCGTGCCGGCGGTGAGCCTGTGGGCGGCGGTTCCGCACTACGTGTCGCAGCCCCCGAACCCGAAGGCGACCCTGGCGCTGCTCAACCGTCTTGAGGACCTGATCGGTCTGCGCATCCCGCTGGGCGAGCTGCCCGAGGACGCGCGGGCCTGGCAGGTGGGCGTGGACCAGCTGGCCGCCGAGGACAGCGAGGTCGCCGAGTACGTGCAGACGTTGGAGGAGGCCCGGGACACGGCGGAGCTGCCGGAGGCCTCGGGCGAGGCGATCGCCCGGGAGTTCGAGCGGTATCTGCGGCGGCGCGAGCCGGGCACGGGGCCGGGCGGCCCCGGGGTGGCGATGGAGGGCGGCGACACGCCGTTCCTGCGGGACACCGGGAGCGGCCGTACGCGCCCGCCTAAGCCCGAACGGCCGGGACCGGAGGCGGTACCGGGGACGGACGCCGCCGAGGGCGCCGAGGAGCCGGAGGGAGCGGAGACCGAGCCGACCGCGGACGCCCCGGAAGCCCCGGAAGCAGCCTCCGACGCCGTCGACGGGGACACCGACACCGACACGGACGGCGAGTCCGAGAAGTAG